One region of Halomicrobium sp. LC1Hm genomic DNA includes:
- a CDS encoding CRTAC1 family protein yields the protein MIDRRTLAVTVVALLTVTAGCTSIAEMGGGGDTGGEIGFEDVTGEVGLNYSDDVAGGAGNGNAGVYVADVDNDGWDDVLAVGGERPVLFENTGGEFSPSGALPEYDRQFKSATFVDYDDDGWKDLLLLPRGGGVVALHNDEGSFEPDDVGLGNVTHPLGAAPADFDGDGRVDLFLYQSGDWLEKTPAGKSALNETLASDNGYPNSLYRNVGGEFERVEDAGIEGDRWSLAATATDLTGDGRPDIYVANDYNTDVLYVNEGDGTFSQRQLEGPTARNGMSVEVADFDGDRRRDVFVTNIELPISRDNMSEERYELLERMSTFVFHSGRTKGNTVMINQGNGTFEDRAESLGVQTGGWGWAATATDFDNDGDRDLMHATQNVFRLDPDDPHYTFPMLWERTDEGFENLAADERGLPETDGRGLVALDFDNDGDQDVISAAYGDRFAVYENTVTSDTDRLQFRAVDETGGTALGATVTVTGEESSQQVVQYSETDYLSQESQVGHVGLAGEGDVTITVTWPDGTERTFDDVAPNQRVRLSPDGIETVTTFPTGDQTG from the coding sequence ATGATCGACCGACGGACGCTGGCAGTCACCGTCGTCGCACTGCTGACCGTGACCGCCGGCTGTACCTCGATCGCGGAGATGGGCGGGGGTGGCGACACCGGCGGCGAGATCGGCTTCGAGGACGTGACCGGAGAGGTGGGGCTGAACTACAGCGACGACGTGGCGGGCGGGGCCGGCAACGGCAACGCGGGCGTCTACGTCGCCGACGTGGACAACGACGGCTGGGACGACGTGCTGGCGGTCGGGGGCGAGCGGCCGGTCCTGTTCGAGAACACCGGCGGCGAGTTCAGTCCCTCGGGGGCGTTACCGGAGTACGACCGGCAGTTCAAGAGCGCCACGTTCGTCGACTACGACGACGACGGCTGGAAAGACCTCCTGTTGTTGCCCCGCGGCGGTGGCGTCGTCGCGCTCCACAACGACGAGGGGTCGTTCGAACCCGACGACGTGGGTCTGGGGAACGTCACGCACCCGCTCGGGGCCGCCCCGGCCGACTTCGACGGCGACGGCCGCGTCGACCTGTTCCTCTACCAGTCCGGTGACTGGCTCGAAAAGACCCCGGCCGGCAAGAGCGCACTGAACGAGACCCTCGCGTCGGACAACGGCTACCCCAACTCCCTCTATCGCAACGTCGGCGGCGAGTTCGAGCGCGTCGAGGACGCCGGCATCGAGGGCGACCGCTGGAGTCTGGCCGCCACCGCCACGGACCTCACCGGCGACGGCCGACCGGACATCTACGTCGCCAACGACTACAACACCGACGTGCTCTACGTCAACGAGGGTGACGGCACCTTCAGCCAGCGACAACTGGAGGGGCCGACCGCACGCAACGGGATGTCCGTCGAGGTCGCAGACTTCGACGGCGACCGCCGCCGGGACGTGTTCGTCACGAACATCGAATTGCCCATCTCCCGGGACAACATGTCCGAGGAGCGATACGAGTTGCTCGAACGGATGTCGACGTTCGTCTTCCACTCGGGCCGGACGAAGGGCAACACCGTCATGATCAACCAGGGCAACGGCACCTTCGAGGATCGAGCCGAATCCCTGGGCGTCCAGACGGGCGGCTGGGGGTGGGCCGCGACGGCGACGGACTTCGACAACGACGGGGACCGCGACCTCATGCACGCGACTCAGAACGTGTTCCGACTGGACCCCGACGATCCACACTACACCTTCCCGATGCTCTGGGAGCGGACCGACGAGGGGTTCGAGAACCTCGCGGCCGACGAGCGGGGGCTCCCCGAGACCGACGGGCGTGGCCTGGTCGCGCTCGACTTCGACAACGACGGGGATCAGGACGTGATCTCGGCCGCCTACGGCGACCGGTTCGCCGTCTACGAGAACACGGTCACCAGCGACACGGATCGCCTGCAGTTCCGGGCCGTCGACGAGACCGGCGGGACGGCGCTGGGCGCGACCGTCACCGTGACCGGCGAGGAGAGTTCCCAGCAGGTCGTCCAGTACTCGGAGACGGACTATCTCTCACAGGAGAGCCAGGTCGGCCACGTCGGCCTCGCGGGCGAGGGCGACGTGACGATCACGGTCACGTGGCCCGACGGGACCGAACGGACCTTCGACGACGTGGCACCGAACCAGCGGGTCCGTCTCTCGCCCGACGGTATCGAGACGGTGACGACGTTCCCGACCGGCGATCAGACCGGGTGA
- a CDS encoding substrate-binding protein: MTTDDRGGCGSRATRRRVLESLGGTGAVALAGCLGSDGATTETSTDDSVTVGLSSPESGRYSPIGDHERRGFELAVTHLNEGGGLVGGEGFASLSGDGVLGRTVETAIADTEGDASTAETNLQQRLGDDELAMFTGGVAGSVVTTHRDLADEHETPYFVGTSTLNQLTGENCSPHVYRELFNSRTLARSLVPEVVTDIDGAQFFFQVSTDTIEGRDLKQSINGYATASDLDLRPIGTTTVRSGSTDFERPLSEAASNSVDIVFLDLFGLDAVNAIQQAKEILPEDAVIVVPLLTQSVADSLGERVEGVYGTVGWHENLDTPLSGKFGDAYQSEYSGTVSTTALVPPGPAQNTYGQVLLWASAVEAAGTFDADAVRSELEGFEYALGAGAETMRACDHQAMRAVPVVRGSTETDSVGNYFELLNGRRNMEPGCDEPPAAACEL, from the coding sequence ATGACAACGGACGACCGTGGTGGCTGCGGTTCGCGGGCGACGCGGCGGCGTGTACTCGAATCTCTGGGTGGGACCGGAGCGGTTGCGCTGGCGGGCTGTCTCGGATCTGACGGAGCGACGACAGAAACCAGCACCGACGACTCGGTGACGGTCGGACTGTCCTCGCCCGAGTCCGGTCGCTACTCTCCGATCGGCGACCACGAGCGACGAGGGTTCGAACTCGCGGTCACCCATCTCAACGAGGGCGGGGGCCTGGTCGGCGGTGAGGGGTTCGCCAGCCTCTCCGGGGACGGCGTGCTCGGCCGGACCGTCGAGACCGCCATCGCCGACACGGAAGGCGACGCCTCGACGGCCGAGACGAACCTCCAGCAGCGACTCGGCGACGACGAGCTGGCCATGTTCACCGGCGGCGTCGCGGGCAGCGTCGTCACGACACACCGGGATCTGGCGGACGAACACGAGACGCCGTACTTCGTCGGCACGTCGACGCTGAATCAGCTCACCGGCGAGAACTGCTCGCCACACGTCTACCGCGAGCTGTTCAACTCCCGCACGCTGGCCCGTTCCCTCGTCCCGGAAGTCGTCACCGACATCGACGGTGCCCAGTTTTTCTTCCAGGTCAGCACCGACACGATCGAAGGACGCGACCTCAAGCAGAGCATCAACGGCTACGCGACCGCGAGCGACCTCGACTTGCGGCCCATCGGTACCACGACGGTCCGGTCGGGCTCGACCGACTTCGAGCGCCCGCTCTCGGAAGCGGCGAGCAACAGCGTCGACATCGTCTTCCTCGATCTGTTCGGCCTCGACGCCGTCAACGCGATCCAGCAAGCCAAAGAGATCCTCCCAGAGGACGCGGTCATCGTCGTCCCGCTGCTCACCCAGTCCGTCGCGGATTCGCTTGGCGAGCGGGTCGAAGGTGTCTACGGCACCGTCGGCTGGCACGAGAACCTCGACACGCCGCTGTCGGGCAAGTTCGGCGACGCCTACCAGAGCGAGTACTCGGGAACGGTGAGCACGACGGCGCTCGTTCCACCAGGTCCGGCCCAGAACACGTACGGACAGGTCCTGCTGTGGGCCAGCGCGGTCGAGGCCGCCGGCACGTTCGACGCGGACGCGGTCCGGTCCGAACTCGAAGGGTTCGAGTACGCACTCGGGGCGGGTGCAGAGACGATGCGGGCCTGCGACCACCAGGCGATGCGAGCCGTCCCGGTTGTCCGTGGCAGTACCGAGACGGACTCGGTCGGGAACTACTTCGAGCTGCTGAACGGGCGGCGAAATATGGAACCCGGCTGTGACGAACCGCCCGCGGCGGCGTGTGAGCTGTAG
- a CDS encoding HalX domain-containing protein has translation MSWGDDERTEVSGVQLKTEAETPEILVVDDERDVADLYAMWLGEGYETSVAYDGAQALEDADESVDIVLLDRQMPGLSGDEVLGRVRERGLDCRVVMVTAVDPDVDIVDMPFDDYLTKPVTGADLRETVEAMLRRDAYDDHLQAYFAALSKQATLESEMNPRARAESEAYAEITARVERLADEVDHLSENVDDFESLFSDLTESG, from the coding sequence ATGTCGTGGGGGGACGACGAACGGACGGAGGTATCTGGCGTGCAACTGAAGACGGAAGCCGAGACGCCCGAGATTCTCGTCGTCGACGACGAACGCGACGTTGCGGATCTGTACGCCATGTGGCTCGGCGAAGGGTACGAAACCAGCGTCGCGTACGACGGTGCTCAGGCACTGGAGGACGCCGACGAGTCGGTCGACATCGTCCTCCTGGACAGACAGATGCCGGGTCTCTCGGGGGACGAGGTACTGGGACGGGTCCGGGAGCGTGGGCTCGACTGTCGCGTCGTGATGGTCACGGCCGTCGATCCCGATGTCGACATCGTCGACATGCCCTTCGACGACTACCTCACGAAGCCCGTCACGGGGGCGGATCTCCGAGAGACGGTCGAGGCGATGCTGCGCCGGGACGCGTACGACGACCACCTGCAAGCGTACTTCGCGGCGCTGTCGAAGCAGGCGACACTGGAGTCCGAGATGAATCCGAGGGCCCGGGCGGAGAGTGAAGCGTACGCGGAAATCACCGCTCGGGTCGAGCGACTGGCCGACGAGGTCGACCACCTCTCGGAGAACGTCGACGACTTCGAATCGCTGTTCTCCGATCTGACCGAGAGTGGGTGA
- a CDS encoding ribonuclease H, with the protein MAAYGRPSLRDLFDESPTPHIAHPPRTHHRDFYVATDGSYRESSGGLGVVIETRDGERVARLSIHDGAPDNNVAEYRALHLGLDILAARAPSDATVGLLIDHDDLAANVNAAMLAVKNAQFDASHPVSIPRSTGLHWRGIRARINGFDEVRAARIASGSNPAHPLANTPDQYAHVNDEPARCVLPETPTVDEQVPPPSRSNRGGASD; encoded by the coding sequence ATGGCCGCATACGGCCGGCCGTCACTTCGAGACTTGTTCGACGAATCGCCGACGCCCCACATCGCGCACCCGCCGCGCACACACCACCGAGACTTCTACGTCGCTACCGACGGCTCGTATCGAGAGTCGTCTGGCGGACTCGGGGTCGTCATCGAGACGCGGGACGGGGAGCGCGTCGCCCGGCTGTCGATCCACGACGGCGCGCCCGACAACAACGTCGCCGAGTATCGGGCGCTCCATCTCGGGCTCGACATCCTCGCTGCTCGGGCACCGAGCGACGCCACCGTCGGCCTCCTCATCGACCACGACGACCTCGCGGCCAACGTCAACGCCGCGATGCTCGCCGTCAAGAACGCGCAGTTCGACGCGAGTCACCCGGTCTCGATCCCGCGCTCGACCGGGCTTCACTGGCGTGGCATTCGAGCCCGCATCAACGGCTTCGACGAGGTCAGAGCCGCACGGATCGCCAGCGGATCGAACCCGGCACACCCGCTGGCGAACACCCCCGACCAGTACGCACACGTCAACGACGAGCCGGCCCGCTGTGTGCTCCCCGAGACGCCGACCGTCGACGAGCAGGTCCCACCGCCATCGCGCTCGAACCGCGGCGGCGCGAGCGACTGA
- a CDS encoding NADP-dependent malic enzyme, protein MGLDEDALDYHGRAPPGKIEIATTKPTNTQRDLSLAYSPGVAAPCEAIHETPEDAFKYTARGNLVAVVSDGSAVLGLGDIGPEASKPVMEGKGVLFKRFADIDVFDLELDTADPDAMIEAVDAMGPTFGGINLEDIAAPACFEIERKLRERMDVPVFHDDQHGTAIISGAALLNAADIVDKELEEMEIVFSGAGASAIASARFYVSLGVRKENITMCDSTGIITADRVENDGLNRYKAEFASEGAGGDLADALAGADAFVGLSVGGIVDEAMVQSMASDPIIFAMANPDPEIDYETAKTARDDTVIMATGRSDYPNQVNNVLGFPFIFRGALDVRATEINEEMKVAAARALARLARQDVPDAVVKAYGDQPLQFGPEYIIPKPLDPRVLFEVTPAVAEAAMDSGAARKTLDLDDYVERLEARLGKSREMMRVVLNKAKSDPKRVVLAEGDDEKMIRAAYQLIEQGIAEPVLLGDRDRISAITDTLGLAFEPEIVDPDEGGLDEYADRLYELRQRKGVTRREADELVTDGNYLGSVMVEMGDADAMLTGLTHHYPSALRPPLQIVGTAPEAEYAAGVYMLTFRNRVVFCADTTVNTDPDADVLTEVTRHTAELARRFNVEPRAAMLSYSNFGSVDSPGTRAPRRAAERLREDPATDFPVDGEMQADTAVVEDILQGTYEFSELNDPANVLVFPSLEAGNIGYKLLQRLGGAEAIGPMLVGMDKPVHVLQRGDEVKDIVNMAGVAVVDAQDD, encoded by the coding sequence ATGGGACTCGACGAGGACGCCCTCGACTACCACGGCCGGGCACCGCCCGGAAAGATCGAGATCGCGACGACGAAGCCGACCAACACCCAGCGAGACCTCTCGCTGGCGTACTCACCGGGCGTGGCCGCGCCGTGCGAGGCGATTCACGAGACCCCGGAGGACGCCTTCAAGTACACCGCGCGCGGGAACCTCGTGGCGGTCGTCTCGGATGGCTCCGCGGTGCTCGGCCTCGGCGACATCGGCCCCGAGGCGTCAAAGCCGGTGATGGAGGGGAAGGGCGTGCTGTTCAAGCGGTTCGCCGACATCGACGTGTTCGACCTCGAACTCGACACCGCAGATCCCGACGCGATGATCGAGGCCGTCGACGCGATGGGGCCGACGTTCGGCGGAATCAACCTCGAAGACATCGCCGCGCCGGCCTGCTTCGAGATCGAGCGCAAGCTCCGCGAACGGATGGACGTGCCCGTGTTCCACGACGACCAGCACGGGACCGCGATCATCTCCGGGGCGGCGCTGCTGAACGCGGCCGACATCGTGGACAAAGAGCTCGAAGAGATGGAGATCGTCTTCTCCGGTGCCGGGGCGAGCGCCATCGCCTCGGCCCGCTTTTACGTCTCGCTGGGCGTCCGCAAAGAGAACATCACGATGTGTGACTCCACGGGGATCATCACCGCCGACCGCGTCGAGAACGACGGACTCAACCGCTACAAGGCGGAGTTCGCCAGCGAGGGTGCCGGCGGCGACCTCGCTGACGCACTGGCCGGTGCCGACGCTTTCGTCGGCCTCTCGGTCGGCGGTATCGTCGACGAGGCGATGGTCCAGTCGATGGCGAGCGACCCCATCATCTTCGCGATGGCCAATCCCGACCCGGAGATCGACTACGAGACGGCGAAGACCGCTCGCGACGACACCGTCATCATGGCGACGGGCCGATCGGACTACCCCAACCAGGTCAACAACGTCCTCGGATTCCCGTTTATCTTCCGCGGTGCGCTCGACGTGCGCGCGACCGAGATCAACGAGGAGATGAAGGTCGCGGCGGCCCGCGCGCTGGCTCGCCTCGCACGTCAGGACGTGCCAGACGCCGTCGTCAAGGCCTACGGCGACCAGCCGCTACAGTTCGGTCCCGAGTACATCATCCCCAAGCCCCTCGATCCCAGGGTCCTCTTCGAGGTGACGCCCGCCGTCGCGGAGGCGGCGATGGACTCCGGCGCGGCACGCAAGACCCTCGACCTCGACGACTACGTCGAACGGCTGGAGGCGCGGCTGGGCAAGTCCCGCGAGATGATGCGCGTCGTGCTCAACAAGGCAAAGAGCGACCCCAAACGGGTGGTGCTGGCCGAGGGCGACGACGAGAAGATGATCCGCGCGGCCTACCAGCTGATCGAGCAAGGGATCGCCGAGCCGGTCTTGCTGGGCGACCGAGACCGGATCTCGGCGATCACCGACACGCTCGGACTGGCCTTCGAGCCGGAGATCGTCGATCCCGACGAGGGCGGCCTCGACGAGTACGCAGATCGGTTGTACGAACTGCGACAGCGGAAAGGCGTCACCCGACGCGAGGCCGACGAGCTCGTCACCGACGGCAACTACCTGGGCAGCGTGATGGTGGAGATGGGCGACGCCGACGCGATGTTGACCGGGCTGACCCACCACTACCCCTCCGCGCTGCGGCCGCCGCTCCAGATCGTCGGGACCGCACCGGAAGCCGAGTACGCAGCGGGGGTCTACATGCTCACCTTCCGCAACAGGGTCGTCTTCTGTGCGGACACGACCGTCAACACGGACCCCGACGCCGACGTGCTCACGGAAGTGACTCGTCACACGGCCGAGCTGGCACGGCGGTTCAACGTCGAGCCCCGCGCAGCCATGCTGTCGTACTCGAACTTCGGCAGCGTCGACTCCCCGGGCACGCGGGCACCGCGTCGCGCCGCCGAGCGCCTCCGGGAGGACCCGGCGACCGACTTCCCCGTCGACGGCGAGATGCAGGCCGACACGGCCGTCGTCGAGGACATCCTTCAGGGGACATACGAGTTCTCCGAACTGAACGACCCGGCGAACGTCCTCGTGTTCCCGAGCCTCGAAGCGGGCAACATCGGCTACAAGCTCCTCCAGCGCCTCGGCGGTGCAGAGGCGATCGGCCCGATGCTGGTCGGCATGGACAAGCCGGTCCACGTCCTCCAGCGTGGCGACGAAGTCAAAGACATCGTCAACATGGCGGGCGTGGCAGTCGTCGACGCACAGGACGACTGA
- a CDS encoding COX15/CtaA family protein encodes MSRRFRNLLVGSTAGTLLLMLVGLYTAYKGAGLTCEQRWPLCDGWLGLFPANLVSFIEWSHRLLAMLVGFALLGVLYLAWRRQDDRRVKWAVTAAVALLPSQIILGALTVTEFTALITAAHFATASLILLCLTAACAWTVERPSVGGLRTLAILAAVAVPFHLALDGSLFAVPVSVLTGYYALSFLLWGALAAGALWAHGHGLPRARLLFALGSAVTWFDMLVARRKFGLNQTLTDVGAVVVLVLIAGAIWTLSKRSKTGGPAATRAD; translated from the coding sequence ATGAGTCGCCGGTTCCGCAACCTCCTGGTCGGGTCGACGGCCGGAACGCTACTCCTGATGCTCGTCGGGCTCTACACAGCCTACAAGGGCGCAGGGTTGACCTGCGAACAGCGATGGCCGCTCTGTGACGGCTGGCTGGGCCTGTTCCCCGCGAACCTCGTGAGTTTCATCGAGTGGTCCCACCGACTGCTGGCGATGCTCGTCGGCTTCGCGCTGCTTGGCGTCCTGTATCTCGCATGGCGACGCCAGGACGACCGTCGGGTGAAGTGGGCCGTCACCGCCGCAGTCGCACTGCTTCCCTCCCAGATCATCCTCGGGGCACTGACGGTGACGGAGTTTACCGCCCTGATCACCGCCGCGCACTTCGCGACCGCCTCGCTCATCCTGCTCTGTCTCACGGCGGCCTGTGCCTGGACCGTCGAGCGCCCGTCCGTCGGTGGACTCCGCACGCTGGCGATCCTCGCGGCCGTGGCGGTTCCTTTCCACCTCGCGCTCGACGGCTCCCTGTTCGCGGTGCCGGTCAGCGTGCTCACCGGCTACTACGCCCTCTCTTTTCTCCTCTGGGGCGCGCTCGCGGCAGGGGCGCTGTGGGCACACGGCCACGGACTCCCTCGCGCGCGACTCCTCTTCGCGCTGGGGAGTGCCGTCACCTGGTTCGACATGCTCGTCGCACGGCGGAAGTTCGGGCTCAACCAGACGCTGACGGACGTGGGCGCGGTGGTCGTCCTCGTCCTGATCGCGGGCGCGATCTGGACGCTCTCGAAGCGGTCGAAGACCGGCGGTCCGGCCGCGACGCGGGCGGACTGA
- a CDS encoding replication factor C large subunit produces the protein MDWTERYRPTTLAEVRGNDKARDALKEWAESWEDHREAVILHGAPGIGKTSAAHALANDMEWPTIELNASDSRTKDVIEKVAGEAAKSGTLTAGGAGRRLVVMDEADNIHGNADRGGARAITSLVKEANQPMILIANEFYEMSNGLRNACEDIEFRDVGKRSIVPVLRDVLRQEEIAFDDEALTEIAEMNDGDLRGAIKDLQALAEGRDHLAADDVVTGERDTTEGIFDYLDLLLKEADSQEALEASYDVDETPDDLINWIEDNMPKEYAGSELTTAYEFLANADRWLGRVRAKQNYSFWRYAGDNMTAGVAAAREGTKGGWTRYGPPSYWSKLGRSKGTRNTRDHIAQQIAAVNGVSMRTARREIMPFLATMTHHCKNRDLTVAMAAQYEMDASHVAFVTGSGKDTNKVQSIVEDAEELQEAAAVEGSQGAFEGASAGETTPDADDTDDTEGDGDDGGQATLGGEPAGDDEVADDGDDSQESDDGDQQSGLSDFM, from the coding sequence ATGGATTGGACGGAGAGATACCGCCCGACGACGCTGGCGGAGGTGCGGGGCAACGACAAGGCCCGCGATGCCCTGAAAGAGTGGGCCGAGAGCTGGGAGGATCACCGCGAGGCCGTCATCCTCCACGGTGCGCCGGGGATCGGGAAGACCTCCGCGGCCCACGCGCTGGCCAACGACATGGAGTGGCCGACGATCGAGCTCAACGCCTCGGACTCCCGGACGAAAGACGTCATCGAGAAAGTCGCCGGGGAGGCGGCGAAGTCGGGGACGCTCACGGCGGGCGGAGCGGGGCGGCGGCTCGTCGTCATGGACGAGGCCGACAACATCCACGGCAACGCCGACCGCGGGGGAGCGCGGGCGATCACGTCGCTGGTCAAAGAGGCCAACCAGCCGATGATCCTCATCGCAAACGAGTTCTACGAGATGAGCAACGGGCTGCGCAACGCCTGTGAGGACATCGAGTTTCGCGACGTGGGCAAGCGCTCGATCGTGCCGGTGTTGCGTGACGTGCTCCGCCAGGAGGAGATCGCGTTCGACGACGAGGCCCTGACCGAGATCGCCGAGATGAACGACGGCGACCTCCGGGGGGCGATCAAGGACCTCCAGGCGCTCGCGGAGGGCCGAGACCACCTCGCCGCCGACGACGTGGTCACCGGCGAGCGCGACACGACGGAGGGGATCTTCGACTACCTCGATCTCCTGTTGAAGGAAGCCGACTCCCAGGAAGCACTCGAAGCGAGCTACGACGTCGACGAGACGCCCGACGACCTCATCAACTGGATCGAGGACAACATGCCCAAAGAGTACGCGGGCAGCGAGCTGACGACCGCCTACGAGTTCCTCGCCAACGCCGACCGCTGGCTCGGGCGCGTACGCGCGAAGCAGAACTACTCGTTCTGGCGCTACGCGGGCGACAACATGACCGCCGGGGTCGCCGCCGCCCGCGAGGGAACGAAGGGCGGCTGGACTCGCTACGGTCCCCCGAGCTACTGGTCGAAGCTGGGCCGCTCGAAGGGCACGCGCAACACGCGAGACCACATCGCCCAGCAGATCGCCGCCGTCAACGGCGTCAGCATGCGCACCGCGCGCCGGGAGATCATGCCCTTCCTCGCGACGATGACCCACCACTGCAAGAACCGCGACCTCACCGTCGCGATGGCCGCCCAGTACGAGATGGACGCCAGCCACGTCGCCTTCGTCACCGGGTCGGGGAAAGACACCAACAAGGTCCAGTCGATCGTCGAGGACGCCGAGGAACTTCAAGAGGCGGCCGCCGTCGAGGGATCGCAAGGAGCCTTCGAGGGAGCCAGTGCCGGCGAGACGACACCAGACGCGGACGACACAGACGACACCGAGGGCGACGGCGACGACGGCGGACAGGCGACGCTGGGCGGTGAGCCCGCGGGCGACGACGAGGTGGCCGACGACGGCGACGACAGCCAAGAGAGCGACGACGGCGACCAGCAGTCCGGGCTCTCGGATTTCATGTAA
- a CDS encoding tyrosine-type recombinase/integrase: MKNEFIADLDLNEESKKQLDRVFTKIDARFTENTYRNRKVVIKQFTEFSIEDDLRDVGSVEVDDWVSHLLTDDYAPRSVRGKAYALSGVFNELVTRNFVDSNPVEDVSVEDLEQTRQDQYHTENNKGQYLSIEEYEKLVEATDNVRDKVMVRLLWQTGCRVSEAADVRISDIDRDNRSITIRNAKSGKYKDTGTRTVYYDRKFSVLLRQYIDEGYREGFVGLSEDKEDHGHLLVSNEKYSLNKEYITKFIAEIAERAGIQDVMYENRAGNEMKRVNAHLLRKSYGVHRTKNGMPIAYLSELMGHADVTVTKENYLHFREDDIEEAERKYAP, from the coding sequence ATGAAAAATGAATTCATAGCAGATCTTGACCTCAACGAAGAGTCGAAGAAACAGTTAGATAGAGTCTTTACCAAAATTGACGCCCGCTTCACAGAGAATACGTATCGGAACCGGAAAGTAGTCATCAAACAGTTCACAGAATTTTCCATTGAAGACGATCTGAGAGACGTAGGAAGCGTAGAAGTAGATGACTGGGTGAGCCACTTACTCACTGATGATTACGCCCCCCGTTCTGTTAGAGGGAAAGCCTACGCTCTATCTGGAGTATTCAATGAACTGGTCACGAGAAATTTTGTTGATTCGAACCCAGTTGAAGACGTTTCCGTAGAAGACCTCGAACAGACGAGGCAAGACCAATACCACACAGAAAACAACAAAGGGCAGTACCTCTCCATCGAAGAATACGAAAAATTGGTCGAGGCAACAGATAATGTCCGTGACAAGGTGATGGTACGCCTTCTATGGCAAACGGGCTGTAGAGTGAGTGAAGCTGCTGATGTTCGTATTTCAGATATAGATCGAGACAACCGAAGTATAACAATCAGGAACGCTAAGTCTGGAAAATACAAGGACACCGGAACACGCACGGTCTACTATGACCGAAAATTCAGTGTTCTACTCCGTCAATATATTGACGAAGGTTATCGAGAAGGCTTTGTCGGGTTGAGTGAAGACAAAGAAGATCACGGGCACTTGCTCGTATCGAACGAAAAATACAGCCTCAACAAAGAATACATCACCAAATTCATAGCAGAGATAGCTGAACGAGCAGGAATTCAAGACGTGATGTATGAGAATCGTGCAGGTAATGAGATGAAACGAGTCAATGCCCATTTACTACGGAAATCCTACGGCGTCCATAGGACGAAAAACGGGATGCCCATAGCCTATCTGTCCGAACTTATGGGTCACGCAGATGTGACCGTAACAAAGGAAAACTACCTCCACTTCCGAGAAGACGACATAGAGGAAGCAGAGCGTAAATACGCTCCTTAA